The Paenalcaligenes faecalis genome has a window encoding:
- the cpaB gene encoding Flp pilus assembly protein CpaB, with amino-acid sequence MKHIASHYKVLIWIGVCLVCGVLAAWAGQRYLHQQSDLLAQKNKQPMIERVVAAHFLAAGTVLTETHLATRAFPLSAVPTNSISVSQYQRLLGGTLRAEVAAGDMVLPLHISQTQVAAFSTRLVAGRRAVTMPVDQINSLAGLLRAGDLVDLYVSFDHQRRKITAPLLQGVLVLATDEHTSDMPSQEAGHYATVTFDLAPEDGAKLVAARQTGSITAMLRNPHDAQLSNKGVRGDLATLLGVNQPSAEFKTVPIIYGNKTSRQVRGVDAIPNAPRSAVLDVETPEQLSYQYEVQHALVD; translated from the coding sequence GTGAAACACATTGCATCGCATTATAAGGTTTTGATTTGGATAGGGGTTTGTTTGGTTTGTGGGGTATTGGCGGCTTGGGCAGGACAGCGCTATTTGCATCAGCAAAGTGATTTACTTGCGCAGAAAAATAAGCAACCCATGATTGAGCGAGTCGTCGCCGCTCATTTTTTAGCGGCAGGTACGGTATTGACTGAGACCCATTTAGCCACGCGGGCTTTTCCTTTATCTGCCGTGCCTACTAATAGTATTTCCGTGAGCCAGTACCAACGCTTACTGGGCGGTACGTTACGGGCAGAGGTGGCAGCCGGAGATATGGTGCTGCCGTTGCATATCAGTCAAACACAAGTCGCCGCTTTTTCTACGCGATTGGTGGCAGGTCGTCGTGCTGTGACTATGCCAGTAGATCAAATTAATTCTTTAGCTGGCTTGCTACGAGCCGGTGATTTGGTGGACTTATATGTCAGTTTTGATCATCAACGACGAAAGATTACGGCTCCTTTATTACAAGGGGTACTCGTCTTAGCCACCGATGAGCATACTTCAGACATGCCCAGTCAAGAGGCTGGGCATTACGCTACGGTTACTTTTGATTTAGCTCCAGAGGACGGCGCTAAACTCGTCGCTGCACGTCAAACGGGGAGCATCACTGCTATGTTACGAAATCCGCATGATGCGCAGCTTTCTAATAAGGGTGTGCGCGGAGACTTGGCAACGTTATTAGGGGTAAATCAGCCCAGTGCTGAATTCAAGACAGTACCTATTATTTATGGCAATAAAACCAGTCGGCAGGTGCGAGGTGTCGATGCAATACCTAATGCACCACGTAGTGCTGTATTAGACGTAGAGACGCCAGAGCAGTTAAGTTATCAATACGAGGTGCAACATGCGTTGGTGGATTAA